One genomic region from Thermomicrobium sp. 4228-Ro encodes:
- a CDS encoding methylamine dehydrogenase light chain, protein MVSADRLQAPNDPPAERTDDRSNRRSWLRRFLGFLLTTATLLVDPPSTNAQSCSDWFRCGMGGCLCSCRGGSDSSCPPGTVNGTSAWYACCYDRARNKVFFVRYTDCCSNTQPPACPSGCFCSQSAQPSWCGSAGRYVVCTRAVLVGVC, encoded by the coding sequence ATGGTATCCGCCGACCGGCTGCAGGCGCCGAACGACCCGCCCGCTGAGCGGACCGACGACCGGTCCAACCGTCGCTCCTGGCTTCGCCGCTTCCTCGGCTTCCTGCTCACGACAGCCACCCTGTTGGTCGATCCACCTTCGACCAACGCCCAGAGCTGCAGTGACTGGTTCCGCTGCGGCATGGGTGGCTGCCTCTGCTCCTGCCGGGGCGGAAGCGACTCTAGTTGCCCACCCGGTACCGTGAACGGCACGAGTGCCTGGTATGCCTGCTGCTACGATCGGGCACGCAATAAGGTCTTTTTCGTCCGCTACACCGATTGCTGTTCGAACACGCAGCCCCCAGCATGCCCAAGTGGTTGTTTCTGCTCGCAGAGTGCGCAACCGAGTTGGTGCGGGTCGGCCGGAAGGTACGTCGTGTGCACGCGCGCCGTCCTCGTCGGAGTGTGTTGA
- a CDS encoding methylamine dehydrogenase light chain, with the protein MDDTMDTRASPNLASDTTTRRTWIRRALALAAATVALLREPELARAQSCSDWFRRGMSGCLCSCRGGSDQACPSGTVSSTRAWYLCCDDPARNRASVVRSIDCCTTGSVPSCPSRCRCTNGGAQPNWCDSGNVVCTRAVLVATC; encoded by the coding sequence GTGGACGACACGATGGACACCCGTGCATCACCGAATCTGGCGAGTGACACGACGACACGGCGGACGTGGATCCGCCGCGCGCTGGCCCTCGCCGCTGCAACGGTCGCTCTCCTCCGCGAGCCGGAGCTGGCCCGTGCCCAGAGCTGCAGCGACTGGTTCCGCCGCGGGATGTCCGGCTGCCTCTGCTCTTGCCGGGGCGGGAGCGACCAGGCCTGCCCGAGCGGGACGGTCTCGAGTACCCGGGCCTGGTACCTGTGCTGTGACGATCCGGCTCGTAACCGCGCGTCCGTCGTCCGATCCATCGACTGCTGCACGACCGGGAGCGTCCCCAGCTGTCCCAGCCGCTGCCGCTGTACGAACGGAGGAGCGCAACCGAACTGGTGTGACTCGGGGAACGTCGTGTGCACGCGTGCCGTTCTGGTGGCGACGTGTTGA